CATCGCCATCGTCTCGGCCATGGGCGGCGGCATCATCCGCGACCTGCTGGTGGGCGAAACGCCACCGGAAGCGCTCCGCCACTGGCCGCTTATCACGGTCGCCCTCGCAGGCGCGCTGCTGACGATCCTGTTCGTCCAGCAGGTGCGAACGATCCCCGAAGGACCGCTGATCGCCATCGATGCGCTGGGCCTGTCGCTGCTGGCCGTGGCTGCAGCCGAGAAATCGCTGGACTACAGGCTCACACCCATCGCCGCGATCATGATGGCCGCCATCGGCGGGTGCGGCGGCGGCGCGATGCGCGATGTGCTGCTGATGCAGATACCGGCCATCCTGCGCGCCGATTTTCTGGCGACCGCCGCGATCGCCGGGGCAGCGGTGCTGGTGGTCAGCCGCCGGTCCGGCCTTCGTCCGGTCTGGGCGGCCTGGGCCGGGGGCACGACATGCTGCCTGCTCCGGCTGGTGGCCGTGTTGCAGGGATGGCATCTGCCGCACCTGTAAGGCGGCCCTTCCGTATCAGCGCGCGCGCTTCACTCCGCCATCGCCTCGGCGGCGAGCGCCTCCGCCTCGATCAGCAATGCATCCTCGGTCGATCCCTGCGCCACGCGCTCGCGCCCGATCAGCACCAGCACCGGCACGGCCAGCGGCGAGACCTTGGGCAGATCGACATGCAGCATCGTGCCCGCCGCCCGGTCCAGCAGATCGGCCAGGCGGCCCACGTCCGTCATCCGCGCGCGGGCATCGTCCCACGCCGCGCGCAGCAGCAGGTGATCGGGCTCATATTTGCGGAGCACGTCGTAGATCAGGTCGGTCGAGAAGCTCACCTGTCGGCCGGTCTTGCGCTTGCCCGGATGCTGACGCTCGACGAGGCCGCCGATCACCGCCACCTCGCGAAAGGCGCGCTTCAGCAGGCTCGACTGCTGCACCCAGTCGACGAACTCATGTTCGAGGATATCCTTGTCGAACAAAGGCGCGGGATCGGTGACGGGCTCCAGCGAATAGGTGGCGATCGCATAATCGCTGGCGACGAAGCCGATCGGCTTCAGCCCGGCCGTCTCCATCCGCCGCGTGATCAGCATGCCCAGCGACTGGTGCGCGTTCCAGCCCTCGAAGCTGTACACCACCATGTAATGCCGCCCCTCGCGCGGGAAGGTTTCCACCAGCAATTCGCCCGGCCGGGGCAGGCGCGAGCGGCGCGCCTGCATCTCCAGCCATTCGCGCACGTCATCCGGGAAACGCGCCCACTGGCCGGGCTCCGCGAAATAGCCGCGCACGCGATTGGCGAGGTTGGTGGAGATCGGCATGCGCGCGCCCCCATAAGTGGGGATGCGCGCGGGCCGGGCGGTGGCGCGCACGTACACATCCTCCACCTCGGCGCCGATCACCTCCAGGCTGAGGCCCGCGAAGAAGAAGGTGTCTCCGGGCGAGAGGGTGGCGGCGAAACCTTCCTCCACCTTGCCCAGCGCGCGCCCGTTCTTGAAGCGCACATTGAGCATCGTCGCTTCGACGATGATGCCCGCATTCATCCGATATTGCTGGACGAACTGGGGATGGCTCACCCGCCAGCGCCCGTCCTCGCCCTTCACCAGCCGCTTGAAGCGGTCATAGGCCTTCAGCGCATAGCCGCCCGTGGCGATGAACTGCAGCACCTGCCCGAAAAGCTCGGCTGAAAGCGCACTATAGGGCAGCGCCGATCGTACCTCGGCCAGCAGAGTCTCCTCCGCGAACGGCGCGGCGCAGGCGCACCCCATCACATGCTGGGCCAGCACGTCGAGCGCGCCCGCCCGGAACACCTCATGATCCAGTTCGCCCGCCTCCACCGCGTCCAGCGCGGCGCGCGCCTCCAGATATTCGAAGCGGTTGCCGGGCACGATCACCGCTTCGGACGCATCCTCCAGCCGATGGTTGGCGCGGCCGATCCGCTGGAGCAGGCGCGACGATCCCTTGGGCGCGCCCATCTGGATGACCAGATCGACATCACCCCAGTCCACGCCCAGATCGAGGCTGGCCGTCGCCACCAGCGCGCGCAGGCGGCCATCCGCCATCGCCGCCTCCACCTTGCGCCGCGCCTCGATCGCGAGGCTGCCATGGTGGATACCGATCGGCAGCTTCATCTCGTTGACCGCCCACAGATCCTGAAAGATCAGCTCGGCGAGGCTGCGCGTGTTGCAGAAGATGATCGTCGTGCGGTGCGTCTCGATCTCGGCCATCACCTGCGCCGCCGCATAGCGCCCCGAATGGCCCGACCAGGGCACGCGATCCTCGGGTAGCAAGATGGCGAGATCGGGCGCGGCGCCCGGATCGCCCGTCACCTGCGCCACCGCGTCGATATCGCCATCGGGCGCGAGCCACGCCGCATATTGATCGGGATCGGCCACCGTGGCGGACAGCGCCACGCGCCGCATCCGCGGCGCCAGCGTCTGCAGCCGCGCCATGCAGAGCGCGAGCAGATCGCCGCGCTTGCCGCCGGCAAAGGCGTGGACCTCGTCCACCACGATCGTCTGGAGACTCTCGAACAGGAAGCCGGCATCCGCGTGGCTCAGCAGCAGGCTCAGCGATTCGGGCGTGGTGAGCAGCATGTTGGGCGGCTTCACCCGCTGCCGCGCCTTGCGATCGGAGGGCGTGTCGCCGGTGCGCGTCTCCACCGTGATGGGAAGGCCCATCTCCGTGATCGGATCGAGCAGATTGCGCTGCACGTCGATCGCCAGCGCCTTGAGCGGCGAGACGTAAAGCGTGTGGAGGCCCTGGGCCGGCTCTTCCGCCAGCGCGACGAGACTGGGCAGGAACCCCGCCATCGTCTTGCCGGAGCCGGTGGGCGCGATCAGCAGCGCATGACGCCCGGCCCGCGCGGCGTCCAGCATCTCCATCTGCGCGCGCCGGGGCGCCCAGCCGCGCTTGGCGAACCAGCCGGCGATTTTGGGCGGGAGCGGGGCAGGGGAACGCACGGACATACGCTAGATCAGTCGCGCGATTTTGCGACCCTGCTGGCGCTCTTCATGCCCGTCAAGCCGGCCTTGGGCCGGGATCCCGCTTCTTTTTACGCGGGTCGAGGCAGCGGGAGCCCGGCTCAAGGCCGGCGTGACGGAAGGGAGGGATCGGCATCCGCCACCCGATCCTCCCGATCGATGCCCAGCTTCATCGCGCGCGTGGCCTCCTCGGTCCGCCGCCGGTCCTCGGGCGTGCGCCGCCGATTG
This DNA window, taken from Sphingomonas sp. AP4-R1, encodes the following:
- a CDS encoding trimeric intracellular cation channel family protein codes for the protein MTNRWLVTTVDLAGTFVLAIHGASVAAAAGLDLLGIVIIAIVSAMGGGIIRDLLVGETPPEALRHWPLITVALAGALLTILFVQQVRTIPEGPLIAIDALGLSLLAVAAAEKSLDYRLTPIAAIMMAAIGGCGGGAMRDVLLMQIPAILRADFLATAAIAGAAVLVVSRRSGLRPVWAAWAGGTTCCLLRLVAVLQGWHLPHL
- a CDS encoding ligase-associated DNA damage response DEXH box helicase, whose protein sequence is MSVRSPAPLPPKIAGWFAKRGWAPRRAQMEMLDAARAGRHALLIAPTGSGKTMAGFLPSLVALAEEPAQGLHTLYVSPLKALAIDVQRNLLDPITEMGLPITVETRTGDTPSDRKARQRVKPPNMLLTTPESLSLLLSHADAGFLFESLQTIVVDEVHAFAGGKRGDLLALCMARLQTLAPRMRRVALSATVADPDQYAAWLAPDGDIDAVAQVTGDPGAAPDLAILLPEDRVPWSGHSGRYAAAQVMAEIETHRTTIIFCNTRSLAELIFQDLWAVNEMKLPIGIHHGSLAIEARRKVEAAMADGRLRALVATASLDLGVDWGDVDLVIQMGAPKGSSRLLQRIGRANHRLEDASEAVIVPGNRFEYLEARAALDAVEAGELDHEVFRAGALDVLAQHVMGCACAAPFAEETLLAEVRSALPYSALSAELFGQVLQFIATGGYALKAYDRFKRLVKGEDGRWRVSHPQFVQQYRMNAGIIVEATMLNVRFKNGRALGKVEEGFAATLSPGDTFFFAGLSLEVIGAEVEDVYVRATARPARIPTYGGARMPISTNLANRVRGYFAEPGQWARFPDDVREWLEMQARRSRLPRPGELLVETFPREGRHYMVVYSFEGWNAHQSLGMLITRRMETAGLKPIGFVASDYAIATYSLEPVTDPAPLFDKDILEHEFVDWVQQSSLLKRAFREVAVIGGLVERQHPGKRKTGRQVSFSTDLIYDVLRKYEPDHLLLRAAWDDARARMTDVGRLADLLDRAAGTMLHVDLPKVSPLAVPVLVLIGRERVAQGSTEDALLIEAEALAAEAMAE